In Gossypium raimondii isolate GPD5lz chromosome 12, ASM2569854v1, whole genome shotgun sequence, a single window of DNA contains:
- the LOC105764642 gene encoding protein PHYTOCHROME KINASE SUBSTRATE 1, translating to MMDGEKRKNTSLGDVSFSSYLTTAEEIFVHNFAEPGNRIKHPQVGEISVFGAENYFNMKLDDGDDDLLHPVGPRRWPGTPTASSEASWSSQSVLLPSFTGNRSVNKPKRVDGRSFFFSNLSCTGSCSDGKSVYVNQIVDHGRVHAKQVRRKLMESKDKFDQKSVGSNREVCFRSPVLKLKTQLDDPRNSLEVFGSTAMKKGDITKNLETKLSLLTWDAIPNAPTISSVSRSSQAGDDVESDCSSDLFEIDNICGDGPAALFARPRPGHASDGMSSCMTPPYAPSGTSVDWSVVTAGAADCSFVSDYDVKKPNAVATKVAQRSRSGGILGCKSHKAVMVAETAYTRDGKTKSPSSIVPKKLFPY from the coding sequence ATGATGGACGgtgagaaaaggaaaaacacCAGTCTCGGTGACGTCTCCTTTTCTTCTTACCTTACCACCGCAGAAGAGATCTTTGTTCATAACTTTGCAGAACCTGGGAATAGGATTAAGCATCCCCAAGTGGGTGAAATCAGTGTATTTGGAGCTGAAAATTACTTCAATATGAAACtcgatgatggtgatgatgatctGCTGCATCCGGTGGGTCCACGCCGCTGGCCTGGGACACCCACTGCCAGTTCCGAAGCAAGTTGGAGTAGCCAAAGCGTTTTGCTACCAAGTTTCACGGGGAATCGATCCGTAAACAAGCCAAAAAGGGTTGATGGAAGGagcttttttttctctaatctTAGCTGCACCGGGTCTTGTTCCGATGGGAAATCTGTTTACGTCAATCAGATTGTTGATCATGGAAGGGTTCATGCGAAACAAGTAAGAAGGAAACTGATGGAATCCAAAGATAAGTTTGATCAGAAGAGTGTGGGTTCTAACAGAGAAGTGTGTTTCCGATCGCCGGTTCTGAAACTCAAAACACAATTGGATGATCCACGAAATTCCCTCGAAGTATTCGGATCCACTGCGATGAAGAAAGGGGACATAACCAAGAACCTCGAAACGAAACTGTCCTTGTTAACTTGGGATGCCATCCCAAATGCCCCGACCATTTCATCTGTTTCGAGAAGTAGCCAAGCAGGCGATGATGTCGAAAGCGATTGCAGTTCAGATCTCTTTGAGATTGATAACATATGCGGCGATGGTCCAGCCGCGTTGTTCGCAAGGCCAAGGCCAGGGCATGCTTCGGATGGCATGTCTAGCTGCATGACACCACCGTATGCACCGAGCGGGACCAGCGTTGACTGGAGCGTCGTCACCGCCGGTGCAGCGGACTGCTCATTCGTTTCGGATTATGATGTAAAGAAACCAAACGCAGTCGCCACCAAAGTGGCGCAAAGAAGCCGATCAGGCGGGATACTGGGGTGCAAGAGTCACAAAGCAGTCATGGTTGCTGAAACTGCATACACAAGAGACGGAAAAACGAAGAGTCCAAGCAGCATAGTACCTAAAAAGCTTTTTCCATACTGA